ACGCGGCCCGCCCCCGGCTTCTCCCCCGCGTCGAGACGGGCCAGGAGCAGCAGGTCGGCGGCGAGCTCCTGGAGCCGCACGGTGTCCTCGACGGCGCCGTCGACGTCCAGCAACTCGGGGTGCGCCGCGCCCACTTCGAGCTGTGTGCGCAGTGAGGCGATCGGGCTGCGCAGCTCGTGCGAGGCGTCAGCGACGAACCGGCGCTGGCGCTCCACGGAGGTCTGCAGCGCGGTGAGCGTCTCGTTCGTGGTCCGGGCGAGGCGGGCGATCTCGTCGTGCGTGTCCGGCTCGGGCACGCGGCGCGCGAGGTCCTCGGACGCGGTGATCGCGGACATCTCCGCGGTGATCGCGGCCACCGGGCGCAGGGCGCGCCGCGTCACCAGCCAGGTGACGCCGGCGACGACCGCGAGGAGCAGCGGGAGCCCGATCAGCATCGATGTCAACGCCGTGGACACCGCGCTCTTCTCGCTGGCGAGCGAGCTGCCCGCGTGGACGGTGAAGTCGCCCTTCGCCGAGCTGACCTCGACGGCGGCGAAGCGGTACTCGGCGCTCTCGCCGTCGATGGTGGCGGAGCCGTTGGTGTACTTGGTGTCGTCGTCGATCTCCTCGTCCTCGCCGTCCCCGCCGTCGCCGTCGTCCTCCTTCGCCCCCGCTCCCCCGCGGCCGGGCCTCACCTGGTCGACGCCGGTGCCACTGATCTTCTGCAGGTCCTCGGTCGCCGCGACCAGCCTGCCGTCGCCGTCGACGACCTGGACGGGCTGGTCGTCGTCGTCCGGCAGGTCCAGGTCGCCGAACGACCGGACCGTGAGGAGCTGCGAGGCGACCTTGCGGGCGGCCGAGTCGGCCCGGGAGCCCGCCTGGTCGGTGAGGTTGGTGCGCAGCGAGAGCAGCACGGCGGCGCCCGCCGCGACCAGGGCGAGGGCGACGACGAGGCTCGCGCCGAGCGTGGCGCGGGCCCGCACCGATCCGAACAGCCGGCTCATCGCGGTGCCTCCAGGCGGTACCCGGCGCCGCGCACGGTCTTGATGAGGGCCGCGCCGAGCTTGCGCCGCAGCGTGCTCACGTACACCTCGACGATGTTGGGGTCGCCCTCGTACGCGAAGTCCCAGACGTGGTCCAGGATGTCTCCCTTGGAGACGACCTCGCCGGTGCGCAGGACCAGCTGCTCCAGGACCGCGAACTCCTTCGCCGTGAGCGTGACTTCGTCCTCACCGCGCAGGACCCGGCGCGCCGCCGTGTCGATCCGCAGGTCTCCCAGGGTGTGGACCGGGGAGGGCCCCGCGTTGCCGCGGCGGCGCAGCAGCGCCTTCACGCGGGCGACCAGCACGACGTACGAGAAGGGCTTGGTGAGGTAGTCGTCCGCGCCGGTGTCCAGGCCCTCGGCCTCGTCGTACTCGCCGTCCTTGGCCGTGAGCATCAGGATCGGCACGTCGTGCCCTGCCGCGCGCAGCGTGGAGCAGACGCGGTAGCCGTTCATGCCGGGCAGCATGATGTCGAGGATCACCAGGTCGTACGTGCCCTCGCTCGCCCGGTGCAGTCCGTCGACGCCGTCGTGGACGACGTCCACGGCGAAGCCCTCGGCGGTCAGCCCCTTGGCGAGCGACAGGGCCAGCCGCTTTTCGTCCTCCACGATCAACAGGCGCATGCGTTCAGGGTGGCAGAGCGAAGCTGAAGAGTTCTTCAGGCGGCTTCAGCGTGCGTTCAGGATCGCTCCGCCAGATTGGTCCGTGTCGAAAGCGAACGGCAGCAGCCCCCGGGCCGCCGCCCACACCGCCCACTTTCTCGGGAGGACCCTCATGAAGCGCAACATCGTCATCGCCACCGTCGCCGCCGCGGCCCTGATCGGAGGCGGCACCGCCACCGCCTTCGCGACCGGCGGTGACGACGACAGCGCCGCGAGCAAGTCGAGCGTCCAGCTGAAGGACGACGACCGCAAGGACCAGGACGACCGCGACGACCAGGACGGCCGGGACGACGACCGCAAGGACGACGACCGCGACGACGCCGCCGAGAACACCGCCGAGGCGAAGGCCGCCAAGGTGACCGCCGCCGACGCCATCGAGGCGGCCCTCGCGGACACGTCCGGCACCGCGGTCTCCGCCGAGCTCGACGACGAGGACGGCGGCCTGGTCTGGGACGTCGACATCCTGAAGGGCAAGACCTGGCACAACGTCGAGGTCGACCCGGGCACGGGCAAGGTCCTCGGCTCCTGGGTCGACAAGGACGACGACGGTGACGACGCCGCCGACGCCGCCCGCGTGAACTCCGCCCTGAAGGGCGCCTCCGTCGGCGCCGCGGACGCCGCGAAGGCCGGCGCCGACAAGGGCACGGTGACTTCCGTGGACCTGGACGACGACTCCACGGCGACCGCCTGGAACGTGGAGACGACCGGTAAGCGGGGCGCGGAGTCCGAATACAACGTCGACTTGAAGAGCGGCAAGGTCACGGCCGACCGCGCGGACACCCACGACGACGACCACGACGGCCAGGACGACGACTGACACACACAGGAACACCACCGCGGGGGCGGCGTCACCGACGCCGCCCCTGCGGCATGTCTCAGCTCTCCGTCAGGCCCTCGACGAGCTCGTCCGCGGCCGTGTACGGGTCGAGCTCCCCCGCCACGATCCGCTCCCCGAGCGCGGAGAGCCGCAGGTCTCCGTGGAGCGAGCCGATGCGCTCGCGCAGGGCCGTGACGGCGATCGTCTCGACCTCGCGGGAGGCGCGGGCGACCCGGCGCTCCCCGAGGACCCCCCGCTCCTCCATCCACGCCCGGTGTTTCTCCAGCGCCTCGACGACCTCGTCGACGCCCTCGCCGCGCGCCGCGACCGTCTTCACGATGGGCGGGCGCCAGTCGCCGGGGCCCCGGGACTCGCCGAGGCCCAGCATGTGGTTCAGCTCGCGCGCGGTCGCGTCGGCGCCGTCGCGGTCCGCCTTGTTCACGACGTACACGTCGCCGATCTCCAGGATTCCGGCCTTCGCCGCCTGGATGCCGTCGCCCATGCCGGGCGCGAGCAGGACGACGGAGGTGTCCGCCTGGGAGGCGATCTCCACCTCGGACTGTCCGACGCCGACCGTCTCGACGAGGATCACGTCGCAGCCCGCGGCGTCGAGCACGCGAATGGCCTGCGGGGCGGCCCAGGCGAGCCCGCCGAGGTGACCGCGCGTGGCCATGGAGCGGATGTAGACGCCGGGGTCGGACGCGTGGTCGGACATCCGCACCCGGTCGCCGAGGAGCGCGCCGCCGGAGAAGGGGGACGACGGGTCGACGGCGAGGACGCCGACCCGCTTTCCGGTACGCCGGTAGGCGCTCACGAGCGCGGACGTCGATGTCGACTTGCCGACACCGGGGGACCCCGTGAGGCCGACCACGTACGCGTGGCCGGCGAGCGGGGCAAGCGCCGCCATCACTTCCCGCAGCTGCGGTGACGCCCCCTCGACCAGTGAGATCAGCCGGGCCACGGCCCGCGGCCTGCCCTCGCGGGCCTGCGCCACCAGGGAGGGGACGTCCTGCATCACAGCTCCGTTCACTACGTACCACGTACGAGACGACAGCGGCCTGCCGAGGGCTAGGCCCTGGCCACCTTGACGATCAGCGCGTCGCCCTGACCGCCGCCACCGCACAGCGCGGCCGCACCCACGCCACCGCCCCGGCGCTTCAGTTCCAGGGCGAGGTGCAGCACGAGCCGCGCGCCGGACATCCCGATCGGGTGACCCAGCGCGATGGCGCCGCCGTTGACGTTCACCTTTTCCGAGGACACCCCGAGGTCCTTCATTGACTGCACGGCGACGGCCGCGAATGCCTCGTTGATCTCGATGAGATCGAGGTCGTCGACCGCCAGGCCCTCCTTCTTCAGGGCGTGCTGGATGGCGTTGGAGGGCTGCGACTGGAGCGAGCTGTCGGGGCCCGCCACGTTGCCGTGCGCGCCGATCTCGGCGATCCAGGCCAGGCCGAGCTCCTGCGCCTTGGCCTTGGACATCACCACGACGGCGGCGGCGCCGTCGGAGATCTGCGAGGACGTGCCCGCCGTGATCGTGCCGTCCTTGGCGAAGGCCGGGCGCAGCTTGCCGAGGGTCTCGACGGTGGTCTCGCCGCGGATGCCCTCGTCCTGCGCGAAGAGGACCGGGTCACCCTTGCGCTGCGGGATCTCCACCGGGGTGATCTCGGCCTCGAACAGGCCGTTCTTCTGGGCGGCGGCGGCCCGCTGGTGCGAGAGGGCGGCCACCTCGTCCTGCTCCGGGCGGCGGATGCCCAGGCGGGTGTTGTGCTTCTCCGTGGACTCGCCCATCGCGACGCCGTCGAAGGAGTCGGTCAGGCCGTCGTGCGCCATGGAGTCGATCATTTCGATCGCGCCGTACTTGTGGCCCTCGCGGGACTTGGGGAGCAGGTGCGGGGCGTTGGTCATGGACTCCTGGCCGCCGGCCACCACGATGTCGAACTCGCCGGCGCGGATGAGCTGGTCGGCGAGTGCGATGGAGTCGAGACCCGAGAGACAGACCTTGTTGATGGTCAGTGCGGGGACGTTCATGGGGATGCCCGCCTTCACGGCGGCCTGGCGTGCCGGGATCTGCCCTGTCCCGGCCTGGAGCACCTGGCCCATGATCACGTACTGGACCTGGTCGCCTCCGATGCCCGCGCGCTCCAGCGCGGCCTTGATCGCGAAGCCCCCCAGATCCGCACCCGAGAAGGACTTCAGCGAGCCGAGGAGACGGCCCATGGGCGTTCGTGCGCCCGAGACGATCACT
The window above is part of the Streptomyces venezuelae genome. Proteins encoded here:
- the meaB gene encoding methylmalonyl Co-A mutase-associated GTPase MeaB, coding for MQDVPSLVAQAREGRPRAVARLISLVEGASPQLREVMAALAPLAGHAYVVGLTGSPGVGKSTSTSALVSAYRRTGKRVGVLAVDPSSPFSGGALLGDRVRMSDHASDPGVYIRSMATRGHLGGLAWAAPQAIRVLDAAGCDVILVETVGVGQSEVEIASQADTSVVLLAPGMGDGIQAAKAGILEIGDVYVVNKADRDGADATARELNHMLGLGESRGPGDWRPPIVKTVAARGEGVDEVVEALEKHRAWMEERGVLGERRVARASREVETIAVTALRERIGSLHGDLRLSALGERIVAGELDPYTAADELVEGLTES
- a CDS encoding acetyl-CoA C-acetyltransferase; protein product: MAGTTGTTSVIVSGARTPMGRLLGSLKSFSGADLGGFAIKAALERAGIGGDQVQYVIMGQVLQAGTGQIPARQAAVKAGIPMNVPALTINKVCLSGLDSIALADQLIRAGEFDIVVAGGQESMTNAPHLLPKSREGHKYGAIEMIDSMAHDGLTDSFDGVAMGESTEKHNTRLGIRRPEQDEVAALSHQRAAAAQKNGLFEAEITPVEIPQRKGDPVLFAQDEGIRGETTVETLGKLRPAFAKDGTITAGTSSQISDGAAAVVVMSKAKAQELGLAWIAEIGAHGNVAGPDSSLQSQPSNAIQHALKKEGLAVDDLDLIEINEAFAAVAVQSMKDLGVSSEKVNVNGGAIALGHPIGMSGARLVLHLALELKRRGGGVGAAALCGGGGQGDALIVKVARA
- a CDS encoding PepSY domain-containing protein is translated as MKRNIVIATVAAAALIGGGTATAFATGGDDDSAASKSSVQLKDDDRKDQDDRDDQDGRDDDRKDDDRDDAAENTAEAKAAKVTAADAIEAALADTSGTAVSAELDDEDGGLVWDVDILKGKTWHNVEVDPGTGKVLGSWVDKDDDGDDAADAARVNSALKGASVGAADAAKAGADKGTVTSVDLDDDSTATAWNVETTGKRGAESEYNVDLKSGKVTADRADTHDDDHDGQDDD
- a CDS encoding response regulator transcription factor, whose amino-acid sequence is MRLLIVEDEKRLALSLAKGLTAEGFAVDVVHDGVDGLHRASEGTYDLVILDIMLPGMNGYRVCSTLRAAGHDVPILMLTAKDGEYDEAEGLDTGADDYLTKPFSYVVLVARVKALLRRRGNAGPSPVHTLGDLRIDTAARRVLRGEDEVTLTAKEFAVLEQLVLRTGEVVSKGDILDHVWDFAYEGDPNIVEVYVSTLRRKLGAALIKTVRGAGYRLEAPR
- a CDS encoding sensor histidine kinase — protein: MSRLFGSVRARATLGASLVVALALVAAGAAVLLSLRTNLTDQAGSRADSAARKVASQLLTVRSFGDLDLPDDDDQPVQVVDGDGRLVAATEDLQKISGTGVDQVRPGRGGAGAKEDDGDGGDGEDEEIDDDTKYTNGSATIDGESAEYRFAAVEVSSAKGDFTVHAGSSLASEKSAVSTALTSMLIGLPLLLAVVAGVTWLVTRRALRPVAAITAEMSAITASEDLARRVPEPDTHDEIARLARTTNETLTALQTSVERQRRFVADASHELRSPIASLRTQLEVGAAHPELLDVDGAVEDTVRLQELAADLLLLARLDAGEKPGAGRVDLAAFAREELSQRTRDHVEVHADLKSAEVAGSRGQLARVLNNLLNNAQRHARSRVTVTTRSDGAWAVLEVADDGSGVPESERERIFERFVRLDDARTRDEGGAGLGLAIARDVAVRHGGTLKVREAPSGGALFELRLPSPQSSAE